A portion of the Streptomyces sp. NBC_01335 genome contains these proteins:
- a CDS encoding NAD kinase, whose product MTTTTSTARTVFLLAHTGRPAAIRSAELVVQGLLRNGLGVRVLEAEAADLPLPAAVETVAEATPAAVDGCELLIVLGGDGTLLRGAEISRASGVPMLGVNLGRVGFLAEAERDDLDRVVARVVTRAYEVEERMTLDVVVHSNGAVVHTDWALNEAAVQKVSPERMLEVVLEIDGRPVTGFGCDGIVCATPTGSTAYAFSAGGPVVWPEVEALLMVPISAHALFAKPLVTSPTSVLAVEVQPHTPHGVLWCDGRRNVELPAGARVEVRRGAVPVRLARLHHASFTDRLVAKFALPVSGWRGLPQ is encoded by the coding sequence TTGACGACGACGACAAGTACGGCACGAACAGTCTTCCTTTTGGCGCATACCGGCCGTCCGGCCGCGATCCGCAGTGCGGAGCTCGTGGTGCAGGGACTGCTGCGCAACGGCCTCGGCGTGCGGGTCCTGGAGGCCGAGGCGGCCGACCTGCCGCTCCCGGCCGCGGTGGAGACGGTCGCCGAGGCGACCCCCGCCGCCGTGGACGGGTGCGAACTGCTGATCGTGCTCGGTGGTGACGGCACCCTGCTGCGCGGGGCGGAGATCTCGCGCGCCTCGGGCGTCCCCATGCTCGGGGTCAACCTCGGCCGGGTCGGGTTCCTCGCGGAGGCCGAACGCGACGACCTCGACCGGGTGGTCGCCCGCGTGGTGACCCGGGCGTACGAGGTCGAGGAGCGCATGACGCTCGACGTCGTGGTGCACAGCAACGGCGCGGTCGTGCACACCGACTGGGCGCTCAACGAGGCGGCCGTGCAGAAGGTTTCGCCCGAAAGGATGCTGGAGGTCGTCCTGGAGATCGACGGCCGGCCGGTCACCGGGTTCGGCTGCGACGGGATCGTCTGCGCGACCCCCACCGGCTCGACCGCCTACGCGTTCTCCGCCGGCGGTCCCGTCGTCTGGCCCGAGGTCGAGGCCCTGCTGATGGTGCCGATCAGCGCGCACGCCCTGTTCGCCAAGCCGCTGGTCACCTCGCCCACGTCGGTGCTCGCGGTGGAGGTCCAGCCGCACACCCCGCACGGGGTCCTCTGGTGCGACGGCCGCCGGAACGTGGAGCTGCCCGCCGGCGCCCGCGTCGAGGTGCGGCGCGGAGCGGTACCCGTACGGCTGGCACGGCTGCACCACGCGTCGTTCACCGACCGGCTGGTCGCGAAGTTCGCGCTGCCGGTCTCCGGATGGCGCGGCCTGCCGCAGTGA
- a CDS encoding TlyA family RNA methyltransferase produces the protein MAGVARRRLDAELVHRKLARSREHASQLIAAGRVSVRGLVATKPATQVETSAPVVVAKDESDPEYVSRGGHKLAGAFAAFVPLGLEVEGRRALDAGASTGGFTDVLLRAGARQVLAVDVGYGQLAWSLQSDERVVVKDRTNVRELTLDDIDGLPVDLVVGDLSFIPLGLVLPALVRCAAPDADLVLMVKPQFEVGKERLGSGGVVRSPELRAEAVREVARRAGALGLGVRGVTASPLPGPSGNVEYFLWLRAGAPELDPADVDRAVAEGPR, from the coding sequence GTGGCAGGAGTGGCCCGTCGCCGCCTCGACGCAGAGCTGGTACACCGCAAGCTCGCCCGCTCGCGCGAGCACGCGAGCCAGCTGATCGCCGCGGGACGCGTCTCCGTACGCGGCCTGGTGGCGACCAAACCGGCCACCCAGGTGGAGACCAGCGCCCCCGTGGTCGTGGCCAAGGACGAGAGCGATCCCGAGTACGTCTCGCGCGGCGGGCACAAGCTCGCCGGCGCCTTCGCCGCGTTCGTCCCGCTGGGCCTGGAGGTGGAGGGCCGCCGCGCGCTGGACGCCGGGGCGTCCACCGGCGGCTTCACCGACGTGCTGCTGCGCGCCGGGGCCCGGCAGGTCCTCGCCGTCGACGTCGGCTACGGACAGCTCGCCTGGTCGCTCCAGTCGGACGAGCGGGTCGTCGTCAAGGACCGCACCAACGTGCGCGAACTGACCCTCGACGACATCGACGGGCTGCCGGTCGACCTGGTCGTCGGCGACCTCTCGTTCATTCCGCTGGGGCTCGTACTGCCCGCGCTGGTGCGCTGCGCCGCCCCCGACGCCGACCTGGTCCTCATGGTCAAGCCGCAGTTCGAGGTCGGCAAGGAACGGCTCGGCAGCGGCGGGGTGGTGCGCAGCCCCGAGCTGCGCGCCGAGGCGGTACGCGAAGTCGCGCGCCGGGCGGGGGCGCTGGGGCTCGGGGTGCGCGGGGTGACGGCCAGTCCGCTGCCCGGCCCCTCGGGGAACGTCGAGTACTTTCTGTGGCTGCGGGCCGGCGCACCCGAACTGGATCCGGCAGATGTGGACCGTGCAGTGGCGGAGGGGCCTCGTTGA
- a CDS encoding CTP synthase codes for MQPTSTTTKHIFVTGGVASSLGKGLTASSLGALLKARGLRVTMQKLDPYLNVDPGTMNPFQHGEVFVTNDGAETDLDIGHYERFLDVDLDGSANVTTGQVYSQVIAKERRGEYLGDTVQVIPHITNEIKSRIRRMATGDVDVVITEVGGTVGDIESLPFLETVRQVRHEVGRDNVFVVHISLLPYIGPSGELKTKPTQHSVAALRNIGIQPDAIVLRADRDVPTAIKRKISLMCDVDESAVVACVDAKSIYDIPKVLHTEGLDAYVVRKLDLPFRDVDWSTWDDLLDRVHNPDHEVTVALVGKYIDLPDAYLSVTEAIRAGGFANKARVKVEWVTSDDCKTPAGAARHLAGVDAICIPGGFGERGVDGKVGAIQYARENKVPLLGLCLGLQCIVIEAARNVAGIPDANSTEFDAATSHPVISTMEEQLAYVEGAGDLGGTMRLGLYPAKLAEGSLVREAYAGEPYVEERHRHRYEVNNAYRSELEKKAGLVFSGTSPDNKLVEYVEYPREVHPYLVATQAHPELRSRPTRPHPLFAGLVKAAVARQAEAAASGE; via the coding sequence ATGCAGCCCACATCCACGACGACCAAGCACATCTTCGTCACCGGGGGTGTCGCCTCCTCCCTCGGCAAGGGTCTGACTGCCTCCAGCCTGGGTGCCCTGCTCAAGGCGCGTGGTCTCCGGGTCACGATGCAGAAGCTCGACCCGTACCTCAACGTCGACCCCGGCACGATGAACCCGTTCCAGCACGGTGAGGTGTTCGTCACCAACGACGGCGCCGAGACCGACCTGGACATCGGCCACTACGAGCGCTTCCTCGACGTCGACCTCGACGGCTCCGCCAACGTCACGACCGGGCAGGTCTACTCCCAGGTCATCGCCAAGGAGCGGCGCGGCGAGTACCTCGGCGACACCGTCCAGGTCATCCCGCACATCACCAACGAGATCAAGTCCCGCATCCGCCGCATGGCGACCGGTGACGTCGACGTGGTCATCACCGAGGTCGGCGGCACCGTCGGCGACATCGAGTCGCTGCCGTTCCTGGAGACCGTCCGCCAGGTGCGCCACGAGGTCGGCCGGGACAACGTCTTCGTCGTGCACATCTCGCTGCTGCCCTACATCGGCCCCTCCGGCGAGCTGAAGACCAAGCCGACCCAGCACTCGGTGGCCGCGCTCCGCAACATCGGCATCCAGCCGGACGCCATCGTGCTGCGCGCCGACCGCGACGTCCCCACCGCCATCAAGCGCAAGATCTCGCTGATGTGCGACGTGGACGAGAGCGCCGTCGTCGCCTGCGTCGACGCCAAGTCGATCTACGACATCCCGAAGGTGCTGCACACCGAGGGCCTGGACGCCTACGTCGTGCGCAAGCTCGACCTGCCCTTCCGCGACGTGGACTGGAGCACCTGGGACGACCTGCTGGACCGCGTCCACAACCCCGACCACGAGGTCACGGTCGCCCTGGTCGGCAAGTACATCGACCTCCCCGACGCCTACCTCTCGGTCACCGAGGCCATCCGGGCCGGCGGCTTCGCGAACAAGGCCCGCGTCAAGGTCGAGTGGGTCACCTCCGACGACTGCAAGACCCCGGCCGGCGCCGCCCGCCACCTCGCGGGCGTGGACGCCATCTGCATCCCCGGCGGCTTCGGCGAGCGCGGTGTCGACGGCAAGGTGGGCGCCATCCAGTACGCCCGCGAGAACAAGGTGCCGCTGCTCGGCCTCTGCCTGGGTCTCCAGTGCATCGTGATCGAGGCGGCCCGCAACGTCGCCGGCATCCCGGACGCCAACTCCACCGAGTTCGACGCCGCGACCTCGCACCCCGTCATCTCCACCATGGAGGAGCAGCTCGCCTACGTCGAGGGCGCGGGCGACCTGGGCGGCACCATGCGCCTGGGCCTCTACCCGGCGAAGCTCGCCGAGGGCTCCCTCGTCCGTGAGGCGTACGCCGGCGAGCCGTACGTCGAGGAGCGCCACCGTCACCGCTACGAGGTGAACAACGCCTACCGCTCGGAGCTGGAGAAGAAGGCCGGACTGGTCTTCTCCGGCACCTCCCCGGACAACAAGCTCGTCGAGTACGTCGAGTACCCGCGCGAGGTCCACCCCTACCTCGTCGCCACCCAGGCCCACCCGGAGCTGCGCTCCCGCCCGACCCGCCCGCACCCGCTCTTCGCGGGTCTGGTGAAGGCCGCCGTCGCCCGCCAGGCGGAGGCCGCCGCGTCGGGCGAGTAG
- the recN gene encoding DNA repair protein RecN has product MVVSVLEEMRIRSLGVIDDAVVELSPGFTAVTGETGAGKTMVVTSLGLLLGGRADPALVRIGAKAAVVEGRITVKDGDTVALRAEEAGAEIEDGALLISRTVSAEGRSRAHLGGRSVPVGVLAELADELVAVHGQTDQQGLLKPARQRQALDRYAGDGVAVPHAEYAAAYRRLRAVVVELDEITTRARERAQEADLLRFGLDEIAAVEPLPGEDTELAAEAERLGHAEALASAAALAHTALAGNPEDQEVVDATTVVAAAGRSLDAVRSHDPALAALADRIGEISILLADVSGDLAGYADQLDADPLRLASVEERRAALTALTRKYGEDIGAVLAWAEAGAARLTELEGDDDRIGELTDERDALREELSELGQALTDARTEAAARFAAAVTEELASLAMPHARVSFAIRQTDAPDEASGIDVGGRSVVYGPAGADEVELLLAPHPGAQPRPIARGASGGELSRVMLAVEVVFAGSDPVPTYLFDEVDAGVGGKAAVEVGRRLAKLARTAQVVVVTHLPQVAAFADRQLLVEKTVDGSVTSSGVTVLEGEDRVRELSRMLAGQEDSQTARAHAEELLATARADGA; this is encoded by the coding sequence ATGGTCGTGTCCGTGTTGGAGGAGATGCGGATACGGTCGCTCGGAGTCATCGACGATGCCGTGGTCGAGCTGTCGCCCGGATTCACCGCGGTCACGGGTGAGACCGGTGCGGGCAAGACCATGGTCGTCACGAGCCTCGGGCTGCTGCTCGGCGGACGTGCCGATCCCGCCCTGGTGCGGATCGGTGCGAAGGCCGCGGTGGTCGAAGGACGGATCACGGTCAAGGACGGCGACACGGTCGCCCTGCGGGCCGAGGAGGCCGGTGCGGAGATCGAGGACGGCGCGCTGCTGATCAGCCGTACCGTCTCGGCGGAGGGCCGCTCACGGGCCCACCTCGGGGGCAGATCCGTGCCCGTCGGGGTGCTCGCCGAACTCGCCGACGAGCTCGTCGCCGTGCACGGCCAGACCGACCAGCAGGGGCTGCTCAAGCCCGCCCGGCAACGGCAGGCCCTGGACCGGTACGCGGGCGACGGCGTCGCCGTGCCGCACGCCGAGTACGCGGCCGCCTACCGCCGGCTGCGCGCCGTCGTCGTGGAGCTGGACGAGATCACCACCCGGGCCCGGGAGCGGGCCCAGGAGGCGGATCTGCTGCGCTTCGGCCTCGACGAGATCGCGGCCGTCGAACCGCTGCCCGGGGAGGACACCGAACTCGCCGCCGAGGCCGAGCGCCTCGGGCACGCCGAGGCCCTCGCCTCCGCCGCCGCCCTCGCGCACACCGCGCTGGCCGGGAACCCCGAGGACCAGGAGGTCGTGGACGCCACGACCGTCGTGGCCGCGGCCGGCCGTTCACTGGACGCCGTACGCTCCCACGACCCCGCCCTCGCCGCCCTCGCGGACCGCATCGGGGAGATCTCCATCCTGCTCGCCGACGTCTCCGGAGACCTCGCCGGATACGCCGACCAGCTCGACGCGGACCCGCTGCGCCTCGCCTCGGTGGAGGAGCGCCGGGCCGCGCTCACCGCGCTCACCCGCAAGTACGGCGAGGACATCGGCGCCGTGCTCGCCTGGGCCGAGGCGGGCGCCGCGCGCCTCACCGAGCTGGAGGGCGACGACGACCGGATCGGTGAACTCACCGACGAGCGCGACGCCCTGCGCGAGGAGCTCTCCGAGCTGGGCCAGGCCCTCACCGACGCCCGCACCGAAGCGGCGGCCCGCTTCGCGGCGGCCGTCACCGAGGAGCTGGCGTCCCTCGCGATGCCGCACGCCCGCGTCTCCTTCGCCATCCGGCAGACCGACGCGCCCGACGAGGCCTCCGGCATCGACGTGGGCGGCCGCAGCGTCGTCTACGGCCCGGCCGGCGCCGACGAGGTCGAGCTGCTGCTCGCCCCGCACCCCGGCGCCCAGCCCCGGCCGATCGCCCGGGGCGCCTCGGGCGGTGAGCTCTCCCGGGTGATGCTCGCCGTGGAGGTCGTCTTCGCGGGCTCCGACCCCGTGCCCACGTACCTCTTCGACGAGGTCGACGCGGGCGTCGGCGGCAAGGCGGCGGTGGAGGTCGGCCGTCGCCTCGCCAAACTCGCCAGGACCGCCCAGGTCGTCGTCGTGACCCACCTCCCGCAGGTGGCCGCGTTCGCCGACCGCCAGCTGCTCGTCGAGAAGACCGTGGACGGCTCGGTGACCAGCAGCGGGGTCACCGTCCTGGAGGGCGAGGACCGGGTACGCGAACTCTCCCGGATGCTCGCGGGCCAGGAGGACTCCCAGACGGCCCGTGCCCACGCGGAGGAGCTGCTGGCCACCGCACGGGCGGACGGCGCCTGA
- a CDS encoding NUDIX hydrolase: MGIQDRAEEWQVTATVTPFTGNKTSVRTDDVVMPDGTVVGRDYQVHPGSVAILAIDEEDHVLVLRQYRHPVRQKLWEIPAGLLDVPGENPLAAAQRELYEEAHVKAEDWRVLTDVYTSPGGSDEAVRIFLARDLSEAVGERFEVSEEEADMEQARVPLADLVRGVLAGELHNSCMVMGVLALTAARAGDGEGSLRPAESPWPARPFEA; encoded by the coding sequence ATGGGCATCCAGGACAGGGCCGAGGAATGGCAGGTCACCGCGACGGTGACGCCCTTCACCGGCAACAAGACCAGCGTCCGCACCGACGACGTCGTGATGCCCGACGGCACGGTCGTCGGACGGGACTACCAGGTCCACCCCGGCTCCGTCGCGATCCTGGCGATCGACGAGGAGGACCACGTCCTGGTGCTGCGTCAGTACCGCCACCCGGTGCGCCAGAAGCTCTGGGAGATCCCGGCCGGACTGCTCGACGTCCCCGGCGAGAACCCGCTGGCCGCCGCCCAGCGCGAGCTGTACGAGGAGGCGCACGTCAAGGCTGAGGACTGGCGGGTCCTGACCGACGTCTACACCAGTCCCGGCGGTTCGGACGAGGCGGTCCGCATCTTCCTCGCCCGCGACCTCTCCGAGGCGGTCGGCGAGCGGTTCGAGGTCTCCGAGGAGGAGGCCGACATGGAGCAGGCGCGGGTCCCGCTGGCGGATCTGGTGCGGGGCGTCCTCGCGGGCGAACTGCACAACAGCTGCATGGTCATGGGGGTCCTGGCGCTGACCGCCGCCCGCGCGGGGGACGGCGAGGGCTCGCTGCGCCCGGCGGAATCCCCCTGGCCGGCCCGGCCGTTCGAGGCGTAG
- a CDS encoding SCP2 sterol-binding domain-containing protein: protein MATMAECRSALDRLSDNLAGADGDVRSAASLDRSLSCHIKDLDVTFTGRLTDGRIRVLDTVEGPPPEKAEIRLAMTGDDLVALVDGDLNFAKAWGAGRVRLEAGFRDLLKLRSLL, encoded by the coding sequence ATGGCGACCATGGCAGAGTGCCGCAGCGCACTGGACAGACTTTCCGACAATCTCGCGGGCGCGGACGGAGACGTGCGCAGCGCCGCCTCCCTGGACCGCTCGCTGAGCTGTCACATCAAGGACCTCGATGTGACGTTCACCGGCCGGCTCACGGACGGCCGCATCCGGGTGCTCGACACCGTCGAGGGCCCGCCCCCCGAGAAGGCCGAGATCAGACTGGCGATGACCGGCGACGACCTGGTCGCGCTGGTGGACGGCGACCTGAACTTCGCCAAGGCGTGGGGGGCGGGCCGGGTCCGCCTGGAGGCGGGGTTCCGGGACCTGCTCAAGCTGAGATCGCTGCTCTGA
- a CDS encoding FAD-binding oxidoreductase, giving the protein MTPRTLFDSSLAALREGFSGAIHTPEDEGYDEARAVFNGMIDRRPALIAQCASAEDVASALRCARAEELEIAVRGGGHSVAGMASSEGGLVVDLRRMHEVTVDREAGTARVGGGATMSHLDRATEPFALATTGGRASTTGVGGFTLGGGSGWLERRFGLACDNLLAAEVVTADGSLVRASERENQDLFWALRGGGGNFGVATSLTLRLHELPAMSMALLFFRPEDGPEAVTAFRDLMASAPEEAGGGCLYLTGPPEDFVPPQLVGKPVCAVLLTWAGTEDGLREVAAPLLALPHEAEVVAGIPYADLQCMLDDPPGRRNYWSAEYLGAFPDEAVTAFCATAGAMPVPSGSQHILFPLGGAVARGPADLPVRWRSSPWVVHPFGIWDDPADDAQARHWVHEARAGVRPWADDAVYLNFIGQEGHERVVAAYGEENYARLAGVKRRYDPDNMFRLNHNIEPATS; this is encoded by the coding sequence ATGACGCCCCGCACTCTGTTCGACAGCTCTCTCGCCGCACTGCGGGAGGGGTTCTCCGGCGCGATCCACACCCCCGAGGACGAGGGGTACGACGAGGCACGCGCCGTCTTCAACGGCATGATCGACCGCCGTCCCGCCCTGATCGCCCAGTGCGCGTCCGCCGAGGACGTCGCCTCGGCCCTGCGGTGCGCCCGCGCGGAGGAGCTGGAGATCGCCGTCCGCGGCGGTGGCCACAGCGTGGCGGGCATGGCGTCGAGCGAGGGCGGGCTCGTCGTCGATCTGCGCCGCATGCACGAGGTGACCGTCGACCGCGAAGCGGGCACCGCCCGGGTGGGCGGCGGTGCCACCATGAGCCATCTGGACCGTGCCACCGAGCCGTTCGCGCTGGCCACCACGGGTGGGCGGGCGTCGACGACCGGGGTCGGCGGCTTCACGCTGGGCGGCGGATCGGGCTGGCTGGAGCGGAGGTTCGGGCTGGCCTGCGACAATCTGCTCGCCGCCGAGGTGGTCACGGCCGACGGCTCCCTGGTCCGGGCGAGCGAGCGGGAGAACCAGGACCTGTTCTGGGCGCTGCGCGGCGGCGGCGGGAACTTCGGCGTCGCCACCTCGCTGACGCTCCGTCTGCACGAGCTGCCCGCCATGAGCATGGCGCTGCTCTTCTTCCGCCCCGAGGACGGCCCGGAGGCCGTCACCGCCTTCCGCGACCTGATGGCGTCGGCGCCCGAGGAGGCCGGCGGAGGCTGCCTCTATCTGACCGGTCCGCCCGAGGACTTCGTGCCTCCGCAACTCGTCGGCAAGCCCGTCTGCGCGGTCCTGCTCACCTGGGCCGGTACGGAGGACGGACTGCGGGAGGTCGCCGCACCGCTGCTGGCCCTCCCCCACGAGGCGGAGGTCGTCGCCGGGATTCCGTACGCGGACCTCCAGTGCATGCTGGACGATCCGCCGGGCCGGCGGAACTACTGGTCGGCCGAGTACCTGGGCGCCTTCCCCGACGAGGCGGTGACCGCGTTCTGCGCGACGGCGGGCGCCATGCCCGTACCGTCCGGGTCGCAGCACATCCTCTTCCCGCTGGGCGGGGCCGTGGCGCGCGGGCCTGCCGATCTGCCCGTGCGGTGGCGTTCATCGCCCTGGGTCGTGCACCCCTTCGGCATCTGGGACGACCCGGCCGACGACGCGCAGGCCCGGCACTGGGTCCACGAGGCGCGCGCCGGGGTCCGGCCCTGGGCGGACGACGCGGTGTACCTCAACTTCATCGGCCAGGAGGGGCACGAGCGCGTCGTCGCCGCGTACGGCGAGGAGAACTACGCGCGGCTCGCCGGGGTGAAGCGCCGTTACGACCCCGACAACATGTTCCGCCTCAACCACAACATCGAGCCCGCCACATCCTGA
- a CDS encoding glycoside hydrolase family 15 protein — protein MAGRIEDYALIGDMQTAALVCRDGTVDWLCLPRFDSHAIFAGLLGTEEHGFWRLGPLEPSSEGAGGAEAAAEPPSADRRRYRGDSLILESEWDTPRGTVRVIDFMPPRDGAPQLIRIVEGVSGRVTMRSSLRMRFSYGRITPWVHKVDSRTVAVAGPDSVWLDTQAETYGKDLTTYSDFTVSPGDRVAFTISWQPSHHQPPALPEPEGSLEATERFWEEWVAQCTYHGPYREAVIRSLITLKALTYAPTGGIVAAPTTSLPEEIGGVRNWDYRYTWLRDAAITLSSLLRTGYREEARAWREWLLRAVAGDPENLQIMYGIAGERELGEAELDWLPGYENSGPVRVGNGAADQLQLDVYGEVTEALHLAHMTGLTRNDYAMGLQLKLISYLEQHWYEPDEGIWEVRGPRRHFVHSKVMAWVAVDRTIKLIESGDVEGPLERWRELRDDIHRDVCDRGYDPERNTFTQSYGSKELDASLLLIPQMGFLPPDDKRVIGTIEAIQRELSTEDGFVLRYPTSGDDAGVDGLEGDEGAFLACSFWLADDLAMIGRVDEARQLFEKLLSLRNDLGLLAEEWDSRLQRQVGNFPQAFSHVPLIDTALRLTASGAYAG, from the coding sequence GTGGCCGGGCGCATCGAGGATTACGCACTCATCGGAGACATGCAGACAGCGGCGCTGGTCTGCCGGGACGGCACGGTCGACTGGCTCTGCCTGCCGCGCTTCGATTCCCACGCCATCTTCGCGGGACTTCTGGGTACCGAGGAGCACGGCTTCTGGCGCCTGGGGCCGCTGGAGCCCTCGTCCGAGGGCGCCGGCGGTGCCGAGGCCGCCGCCGAACCGCCCTCCGCGGACCGGCGGCGCTATCGCGGCGACTCCCTCATCCTGGAGTCGGAGTGGGACACGCCGCGCGGCACCGTACGCGTGATCGATTTCATGCCGCCCCGTGACGGCGCCCCCCAGCTCATCCGGATCGTGGAGGGCGTCAGCGGCCGGGTGACGATGCGCTCGTCGCTGCGGATGCGGTTCAGCTACGGCCGGATCACCCCCTGGGTGCACAAGGTGGACAGCCGCACCGTCGCCGTGGCCGGACCGGACTCCGTCTGGCTGGACACGCAGGCGGAGACGTACGGCAAGGACCTGACGACGTACTCCGACTTCACGGTCTCCCCCGGCGACCGCGTCGCCTTCACGATCAGCTGGCAGCCCTCGCACCACCAGCCGCCCGCCCTGCCGGAGCCGGAGGGCTCGCTGGAGGCGACCGAGCGGTTCTGGGAGGAGTGGGTCGCGCAGTGTACGTACCACGGCCCCTACCGGGAGGCAGTGATCCGCTCGCTCATCACCCTGAAGGCGCTCACCTACGCGCCGACCGGTGGCATCGTCGCCGCGCCGACCACCTCGCTGCCCGAGGAGATCGGGGGCGTCCGCAACTGGGACTACCGCTACACCTGGCTCCGCGACGCCGCGATCACCCTCTCCTCGCTGCTGCGCACCGGCTACCGCGAGGAGGCCCGCGCCTGGCGCGAGTGGCTGCTGCGGGCCGTCGCGGGCGACCCGGAGAACCTGCAGATCATGTACGGCATCGCCGGCGAGCGTGAGCTCGGCGAGGCGGAGCTGGACTGGCTGCCCGGTTACGAGAACTCCGGCCCGGTCCGCGTCGGCAACGGCGCGGCGGACCAGCTCCAGCTCGACGTGTACGGCGAGGTCACCGAGGCGCTCCACCTGGCGCACATGACGGGCCTGACCCGCAACGACTACGCCATGGGCCTCCAGCTCAAGCTGATCAGCTACCTGGAGCAGCACTGGTACGAACCGGACGAGGGCATCTGGGAGGTGCGCGGCCCCCGCCGGCACTTCGTGCACTCCAAGGTGATGGCCTGGGTCGCGGTCGACCGGACGATCAAGCTGATCGAGTCCGGCGACGTGGAAGGCCCACTGGAGCGGTGGCGCGAGCTGCGCGACGACATCCACCGCGACGTCTGCGACCGGGGCTACGACCCCGAGCGCAACACCTTCACGCAGTCCTACGGCTCGAAGGAACTGGACGCCTCGCTGCTGCTGATCCCGCAGATGGGCTTCCTCCCGCCGGACGACAAGCGGGTCATCGGCACGATCGAGGCCATCCAGCGCGAGCTGTCGACCGAGGACGGGTTCGTGCTGCGCTACCCGACCTCCGGCGACGACGCGGGCGTGGACGGCCTGGAGGGCGACGAGGGCGCGTTCCTCGCCTGCTCCTTCTGGCTGGCGGACGACCTGGCGATGATCGGCCGGGTCGACGAGGCCCGCCAGCTCTTCGAGAAGCTGCTCTCGCTCCGCAACGACCTGGGGCTGCTCGCCGAGGAGTGGGACTCCCGGCTCCAGCGCCAGGTGGGCAACTTCCCGCAGGCGTTCAGCCACGTCCCGCTCATCGACACCGCGCTGCGGCTGACGGCCAGCGGGGCGTACGCGGGCTGA
- a CDS encoding glycosyltransferase family 4 protein, translating to MSQLRTVQVLGGGGAGSGAHVGSLAAGLIARGVQVTVCAPAAVDLVHDFSATGARFAAVPRRGDPVSMAALRSACLGADVVHAHGPHAAVRAAAALGGLRVPLVVTWHGRGHAEGARRRVRHLLEVRAARASAVLLGTSSDLVDRARRRGARDARLAPVAAPVPRTAADPAHLAKVRAELGAVGNPLVLAAGSLMPRHGYGVLLDAVRLLGALDPVPQVVVAGEGRERAALQRRIKGERLPVRLIGARDDVPELVGAADLVVIPSRWEARSHLAQDALRAGTPLVATAVGGIPELVGDAAELVPYGDPDALARAISGLLRDPDRRALLAAEGRAQATGWPTEEDTITHVLTVYDELAQPLTRTH from the coding sequence GTGTCACAGCTGCGAACGGTGCAGGTCCTGGGCGGTGGAGGTGCCGGCAGCGGCGCCCACGTCGGGTCGCTCGCCGCCGGGTTGATCGCGCGGGGGGTGCAGGTCACCGTCTGCGCGCCCGCCGCCGTGGACCTGGTCCACGACTTCTCCGCGACCGGCGCCCGCTTCGCCGCGGTGCCCCGGCGCGGCGACCCGGTCTCCATGGCCGCCCTGCGCTCCGCCTGTCTCGGCGCGGACGTCGTGCACGCGCACGGCCCGCACGCGGCCGTCCGCGCCGCCGCCGCCCTCGGCGGCCTGCGCGTCCCGCTGGTCGTGACCTGGCACGGCCGGGGCCACGCCGAGGGCGCCCGCAGGCGCGTGCGGCATCTGCTGGAGGTCCGGGCGGCCCGGGCGTCCGCCGTCCTGCTCGGTACCTCGTCCGACCTGGTGGACCGGGCCCGCCGCAGGGGCGCCCGGGACGCCCGGCTGGCACCGGTCGCCGCACCCGTCCCCCGTACCGCCGCCGACCCGGCGCACCTCGCCAAGGTCCGCGCCGAACTCGGCGCGGTGGGAAACCCGTTGGTGCTCGCCGCCGGAAGCCTGATGCCACGTCACGGATACGGGGTCCTGCTCGACGCCGTCCGGCTCCTGGGCGCCCTCGACCCGGTGCCCCAGGTGGTCGTCGCCGGAGAGGGCCGCGAGCGGGCCGCCCTGCAACGCCGCATCAAGGGCGAGCGGTTGCCCGTCCGGCTGATCGGTGCCCGCGACGACGTTCCCGAACTCGTCGGTGCGGCCGACCTCGTGGTGATCCCCAGCCGCTGGGAGGCCCGCTCCCACCTCGCGCAGGACGCGCTGCGGGCCGGTACGCCGCTGGTCGCCACCGCTGTCGGCGGCATCCCCGAACTCGTGGGCGACGCTGCCGAACTCGTCCCGTACGGCGACCCCGACGCGCTCGCGCGGGCGATCTCGGGGCTGCTCCGCGACCCGGACCGGCGCGCCCTGCTGGCCGCCGAGGGCCGGGCGCAGGCGACGGGCTGGCCCACCGAGGAGGACACCATCACCCATGTCCTCACGGTCTACGACGAGTTGGCGCAGCCGCTCACCCGGACCCACTGA